Proteins co-encoded in one Methylomonas albis genomic window:
- a CDS encoding DUF2309 domain-containing protein: MMASSASTLSPRQIILDAIHHLDHVLPGQAPIHDFVHHNTLHGFQHLPFEQALAEFTQLTGISCYQSDEQFRTFYAQGRIADDDIDAALAQQFGDALDTGICTINGKIITRDMLYRLALLHDLRTLTPAQFDWQVHELGVLVEPSSNGDTPRGLWEALLAKLELQALDLHPEDLFDLSGEQIQQWLPQLAGAEQQMHQAHTESLAKLFSQVGDNLTVRGLLLALTGKDILDTVRPLLIRLCASLLDEGLAAWRLPKRQELGLYQAWRESLIYDAQPVFQELNDWQAVTAVLPADAVDAIEQQLAALAVPESRWAGYLQRLALELPGWSGLINWRQTHPDYQADDRTQPLLADYLAIRLTLDRLYAEQLCRQQWHCEAHLDKLRGYFAKNLAEFAVRQALFHGQLPEYLALAAQSLMNDAARDKQAWQTLAERIWTWQLSPLAPSVLSIYNQGWRLFRLCQLLGLTARDVLHFESAQLLDCLACIDAFSEADRSVICLNAYERHYRQALLQALHANHNRGRWAQRDSRPEAQIVFCMDDREEGIRRHLEELNPAIETLGAAGFFGVPMNYQGLDDTKLTALCPVVVVPAHNVQECSQPGQDKVLARHRQGHNLKQRIAHLLHHGLRRDVLLAYPVINAMAPFTLLGLLAKSFIPKIQHQLLVAAAQGMAPDVPSQLHFTAGNPETPATPQQPRLGFTDQEQAERIAGFLRNTGLTYGFAELVVLMGHGSMSQNNPHLSAYDCGACSGRHGGPNARLFAAMANRPEVRQLLVERGIIVPADTWFIGAEHNTCDEDITWYDSAVVPTERQPAFNQFMREMQHAQRMSAHERCRRLASAPRRPQPTQALRHFLNRSADFSQVRPELGHATNAAALVGRRSLTQGAFFDRRLFLISYDPSQDPEGTVLEGILLAVGPVGAGINLEYYFSTVNNERLGCGSKVPHNLTGFCAVMEGAGSDLRTGLPRQMIEIHEAMRLQIIVEASTTVLEQIYGRQESLRELIGGGWVHLSAKDPHSGEISVFQRGVGFVRWQPADIALPLRDNSPDCYRDETQPVAPMLIKQADLTGVI, from the coding sequence ATGATGGCATCGTCTGCAAGCACCTTGTCGCCCCGACAAATTATCCTTGACGCGATCCATCATCTGGATCACGTATTACCGGGACAAGCCCCGATTCACGATTTCGTGCATCACAATACCTTGCATGGCTTTCAGCATTTGCCGTTCGAACAAGCGTTGGCGGAATTCACCCAGTTAACCGGTATCAGTTGCTATCAATCCGATGAGCAGTTCCGCACGTTTTATGCGCAAGGCCGGATAGCCGATGACGACATCGATGCCGCGTTGGCGCAACAATTTGGGGATGCGCTGGACACCGGGATTTGCACGATCAATGGCAAAATCATCACGCGAGACATGCTTTACCGACTGGCCTTGCTGCACGATTTGCGGACACTGACACCCGCACAATTCGATTGGCAGGTGCACGAACTCGGCGTGTTGGTTGAACCGAGCTCAAACGGCGACACTCCGCGCGGGTTGTGGGAGGCCCTGCTCGCCAAACTTGAGTTACAGGCGCTGGATTTGCATCCGGAAGATCTGTTTGATCTGTCCGGAGAGCAAATCCAGCAATGGTTGCCGCAGCTTGCTGGGGCAGAGCAGCAGATGCACCAAGCCCACACGGAAAGTCTGGCGAAGCTGTTCTCGCAGGTCGGTGACAATTTGACCGTGCGCGGTTTGCTGCTGGCTTTGACCGGCAAGGATATTCTCGACACGGTACGTCCGCTATTGATTCGCTTGTGTGCATCTTTGCTGGATGAAGGTTTGGCGGCCTGGCGTTTGCCCAAGCGGCAAGAACTGGGTTTGTATCAGGCTTGGCGCGAGAGCTTGATCTACGATGCCCAGCCGGTTTTTCAGGAGTTAAACGATTGGCAAGCCGTTACGGCGGTGCTACCCGCCGATGCCGTCGACGCGATTGAGCAACAGCTGGCGGCACTGGCAGTCCCGGAATCACGCTGGGCTGGCTATCTGCAAAGACTGGCTCTGGAACTGCCGGGTTGGTCGGGCTTGATCAACTGGCGGCAAACCCATCCGGATTATCAAGCAGACGACCGAACCCAACCCTTGTTGGCGGATTATTTGGCGATACGCTTGACCTTGGATCGGCTTTACGCCGAACAGCTATGCCGGCAACAATGGCATTGCGAGGCGCATCTGGACAAGCTGCGCGGCTATTTTGCCAAAAACCTAGCCGAATTTGCCGTCAGGCAGGCCTTATTTCACGGCCAATTGCCCGAGTATCTGGCGCTGGCCGCCCAGTCTTTAATGAACGACGCTGCGCGGGACAAGCAGGCTTGGCAAACCTTGGCCGAACGAATCTGGACGTGGCAACTCAGCCCATTGGCGCCCTCGGTCCTCAGCATTTATAACCAGGGTTGGCGTCTGTTTCGCCTCTGTCAATTGCTGGGCTTGACTGCCCGTGATGTGCTGCATTTCGAATCTGCGCAGTTGTTGGATTGCTTGGCCTGCATCGACGCTTTCAGCGAAGCCGACCGCAGCGTGATCTGTCTGAATGCCTACGAACGCCATTATCGGCAAGCCCTGCTACAAGCCCTGCACGCCAATCATAATAGAGGGCGCTGGGCGCAACGCGACAGCCGGCCCGAAGCACAAATCGTGTTTTGCATGGACGACCGCGAAGAAGGCATACGTCGCCACTTGGAAGAGCTGAATCCGGCCATCGAAACTCTGGGAGCGGCCGGATTTTTCGGTGTGCCCATGAATTATCAAGGCCTGGACGATACCAAGCTGACGGCCTTGTGTCCGGTCGTCGTGGTGCCTGCGCATAATGTTCAAGAATGCAGCCAGCCCGGTCAGGACAAAGTCTTGGCGCGCCACCGGCAAGGCCACAATCTGAAACAAAGAATTGCCCATCTGCTGCATCACGGTTTGCGCCGCGATGTGCTGCTGGCTTATCCGGTGATCAATGCTATGGCACCTTTTACCTTGTTGGGTTTGCTGGCGAAAAGTTTCATTCCAAAAATCCAACATCAATTACTGGTTGCGGCGGCGCAAGGGATGGCGCCCGATGTCCCATCGCAATTGCACTTTACCGCTGGCAACCCCGAGACGCCGGCCACCCCCCAACAGCCCAGATTAGGCTTTACTGACCAGGAACAAGCCGAACGAATTGCCGGATTTTTGCGCAATACCGGTCTGACTTACGGTTTCGCCGAATTGGTGGTGCTGATGGGCCACGGCTCGATGAGCCAAAACAATCCGCATTTATCCGCTTACGATTGCGGTGCCTGTAGCGGTCGGCACGGTGGGCCGAACGCCCGGCTGTTCGCGGCGATGGCGAACCGGCCTGAAGTGCGGCAATTGCTGGTTGAGCGCGGCATCATTGTCCCTGCCGACACCTGGTTCATCGGCGCCGAACACAATACCTGCGACGAAGACATCACGTGGTACGACAGTGCGGTGGTGCCGACTGAGCGTCAACCGGCTTTCAACCAATTTATGCGAGAGATGCAACACGCGCAGCGCATGTCGGCACACGAACGTTGCCGGCGTCTGGCATCCGCGCCGCGCCGGCCGCAGCCCACACAGGCGTTACGGCACTTTCTAAACCGCTCCGCCGATTTTTCCCAGGTTCGGCCGGAGTTAGGCCATGCCACCAATGCGGCCGCGTTGGTCGGCAGGCGCTCGTTGACGCAAGGCGCTTTTTTCGACCGCCGTTTGTTTTTGATTTCCTACGACCCCAGCCAGGACCCGGAGGGCACGGTGCTGGAAGGTATCCTGTTAGCGGTCGGTCCGGTCGGTGCCGGTATCAATCTGGAATATTATTTTTCCACCGTGAATAACGAGCGGCTGGGCTGCGGCTCCAAAGTGCCGCACAATCTGACCGGTTTTTGCGCGGTGATGGAAGGTGCCGGCAGTGACTTGCGCACCGGTCTGCCCAGGCAGATGATCGAGATTCACGAGGCCATGCGCTTGCAAATCATCGTTGAAGCCAGCACTACGGTGCTGGAGCAAATTTACGGCCGACAAGAGAGCTTACGCGAATTGATCGGCGGCGGTTGGGTGCATCTCAGCGCTAAAGATCCGCATAGCGGTGAGATAAGCGTGTTTCAACGTGGGGTCGGATTTGTGCGTTGGCAGCCCGCCGACATCGCTTTACCGCTGCGGGACAACTCGCCGGATTGTTATCGCGATGAAACTCAGCCGGTGGCGCCAATGTTGATTAAACAAGCCGATTTAACGGGAGTGATTTGA
- a CDS encoding proton-conducting transporter transmembrane domain-containing protein: MAVWATLIPLLPLLAALLIGGLHFFRVVDGEAGEKTTARLAVTAAGLAVLTALALLVADLSGQLAESVTYGTWLRSGTLTVDYKLSTGGFNLLLASLFSLLLLIVMRFSVNYMHREAGFHRFFFILNLFAAAMLLLVLSGSAVFTFIAWEIAGVCSYCLIAYAYDRPIAAYNATRVFVTNRIGDGGFILAIGLALAWLENADWQTINSSAADLEPGDASLLALSFALAAFAKSAQIPFTPWLARAMEGPTPSSAIFYGGAMIHAGVFLIIQLQPLFMQAPLAMLVLTVTGALTAIYGYGVGLSQTDIKSSQIFAASAQLGLMFVECGLGFWNLAAWHLCAHAVVRCYLLLTAPSILHNTHGQPIQAVAPALAHCRWAFIASLQRGWLEPAMDWLLVKPVLRLAKDVRYIDEHIVDPALGAPAPAIKAVSSLAQWEEQKMGANLDSLEDSFAQGSGLAGKLAQWTAALLNWFEYHFILRGIGRDSIRLGRRLGQAANRFEQLLLQPRYLALFVLITLMVALGYR; this comes from the coding sequence ATGGCGGTCTGGGCAACTCTGATTCCCTTATTGCCGTTGCTGGCCGCGCTGTTGATCGGTGGCCTGCATTTTTTCCGCGTGGTTGATGGCGAGGCCGGCGAGAAAACCACGGCCCGGCTGGCCGTGACTGCTGCCGGCCTAGCGGTGCTGACGGCCTTGGCTTTATTAGTGGCCGATTTATCCGGCCAGCTGGCCGAGTCGGTAACTTACGGCACCTGGCTGCGCAGCGGCACGCTGACCGTAGACTACAAGCTAAGCACGGGTGGCTTCAATCTGCTGTTGGCCAGTTTGTTTTCTTTGTTGCTGCTGATCGTAATGCGTTTTTCGGTGAATTACATGCATCGCGAGGCCGGCTTCCATCGCTTCTTTTTCATCCTGAATCTGTTCGCGGCGGCGATGCTGCTCTTGGTGTTGTCAGGCAGCGCGGTGTTTACCTTTATCGCCTGGGAGATCGCCGGGGTGTGTTCCTACTGCTTGATTGCTTACGCCTACGACCGGCCCATCGCCGCGTATAACGCCACGCGGGTGTTTGTCACCAATCGCATCGGCGACGGCGGCTTTATTCTGGCCATTGGCCTGGCTTTAGCCTGGCTGGAAAATGCCGACTGGCAGACGATCAACAGCAGTGCGGCTGATCTGGAACCGGGCGATGCCAGCTTGCTGGCGCTGAGTTTTGCCTTGGCGGCGTTTGCCAAATCCGCGCAGATTCCGTTCACGCCCTGGCTGGCGCGAGCGATGGAAGGACCGACGCCGTCCAGCGCCATTTTCTACGGCGGGGCGATGATTCATGCCGGGGTATTTTTGATTATCCAATTGCAGCCGCTGTTTATGCAGGCGCCGCTGGCGATGTTGGTATTGACTGTGACCGGCGCGTTGACGGCGATTTATGGTTATGGGGTAGGCTTGAGTCAGACCGATATTAAAAGCTCGCAAATCTTTGCAGCCTCGGCGCAACTGGGTTTGATGTTCGTGGAATGCGGTTTGGGATTTTGGAATTTGGCGGCCTGGCATCTTTGCGCCCATGCCGTAGTGCGTTGCTATTTGCTGCTGACCGCGCCGTCTATCCTGCACAACACCCACGGGCAACCGATCCAAGCGGTTGCCCCGGCGCTGGCGCATTGTCGCTGGGCGTTTATTGCTTCCTTGCAACGCGGCTGGTTGGAGCCGGCTATGGATTGGTTGCTGGTCAAGCCGGTTTTGCGGCTGGCCAAGGATGTGCGTTACATCGATGAGCACATCGTCGATCCTGCCCTGGGTGCGCCGGCCCCGGCGATCAAAGCCGTGTCGTCCTTGGCGCAGTGGGAAGAACAAAAAATGGGTGCCAACCTCGATAGCCTGGAAGATAGTTTCGCACAAGGCAGCGGTCTGGCCGGCAAACTGGCGCAATGGACCGCAGCCTTGCTGAACTGGTTTGAATATCACTTTATTCTGCGCGGTATCGGCCGCGATTCAATTCGGCTCGGCCGGCGTCTGGGCCAGGCTGCCAACCGTTTCGAGCAATTATTGTTACAGCCGCGCTATCTGGCTTTGTTTGTGTTGATAACCTTGATGGTGGCGTTGGGATACCGATGA
- a CDS encoding complex I subunit 4 family protein, whose product MNTPIVFWHAVAAVPLLTVLTLVPLLTMLAVVCAKPVYSVRLAFGGALLNVLLSIYLLLIFDSEMPGIHLAEHFQLLGLSYRVGVDGTNILFIPLTAILGLLALVYTLITRHRHDRLFIACLLAYQGILIGAFAALNTLQFWCWSLLELVPVVLLTVFAGTGTQRNQVIKSVLQYWLSGLAMSLTGFMLLSFGLAENGMDLSFDWLTLKHHDLAIPNETLIFILLFFGFAVRMPLFPFHAWLPVLAEHGTAASAAIFLTGLKLGIYALIRFILPLVPGAAEQWVHFVVDLGLIGIFYGALLALMQINMRRLLAFAVISHTGMLAIGVFSFNDFALEGSILLSIAYGLATAGMLFSIGLIYERTRTSFLPRLGGLFETNSTIALLFLISALSTMVMPGTPGFDAAHLLIEGTIEEHGWYIAIAILLGNVLGAAFLLWAFQRLFIAHPKRFVQPYGSIHHPVLKERIIAVTICGLLIGTGFYTTPWLKYIDQEAKEIGEHYPEHHSHHMNGPHHD is encoded by the coding sequence ATGAATACCCCTATTGTTTTTTGGCATGCAGTGGCGGCGGTGCCGCTTTTGACGGTGTTGACCTTAGTGCCTTTACTGACCATGCTGGCGGTGGTGTGCGCCAAGCCTGTTTACAGCGTGCGGCTGGCCTTTGGTGGCGCGCTGCTGAACGTGTTGCTCAGCATTTATCTACTGTTGATCTTCGATTCGGAAATGCCCGGCATTCATCTGGCCGAACATTTTCAATTGCTGGGGTTGAGCTACCGAGTCGGTGTGGACGGCACCAATATTCTGTTTATTCCGCTGACGGCGATTTTGGGCTTGCTGGCACTGGTGTATACCTTGATCACCCGCCATCGTCATGACCGCCTGTTCATCGCCTGCCTGTTGGCTTATCAAGGCATTTTAATCGGAGCGTTTGCGGCGCTAAACACCCTCCAGTTTTGGTGCTGGAGTCTACTGGAACTGGTGCCGGTAGTATTGCTGACCGTATTTGCCGGCACGGGAACACAACGCAATCAGGTGATTAAGTCGGTGTTGCAATATTGGCTGTCCGGTTTGGCGATGAGTTTGACCGGCTTTATGCTGTTGAGCTTTGGCTTGGCGGAGAACGGTATGGACTTGAGCTTTGATTGGCTGACCTTGAAGCATCACGATCTGGCGATTCCCAATGAAACCCTGATCTTCATTTTGCTATTTTTCGGCTTTGCCGTGCGTATGCCGCTGTTTCCGTTTCATGCTTGGCTGCCGGTGTTGGCCGAACACGGCACCGCCGCCAGCGCGGCGATTTTTCTGACCGGCTTGAAGCTGGGTATTTACGCCTTGATCCGCTTCATCCTGCCGCTGGTGCCGGGCGCGGCCGAGCAATGGGTGCATTTTGTGGTTGATCTGGGCTTGATCGGGATTTTTTACGGGGCCTTGTTGGCGCTGATGCAGATCAATATGCGCCGGCTGCTGGCGTTTGCGGTAATTAGCCATACCGGCATGTTGGCGATAGGCGTGTTTTCTTTCAACGATTTTGCGCTGGAAGGCAGTATTTTGCTATCCATAGCTTATGGTCTGGCGACGGCCGGCATGTTGTTCAGCATCGGTTTGATTTACGAACGCACCCGCACCTCCTTCCTGCCGCGATTGGGTGGTTTGTTTGAGACCAATTCGACTATCGCCTTGCTGTTTTTGATTTCCGCGCTCAGCACCATGGTCATGCCCGGTACGCCGGGTTTCGATGCGGCGCATTTGCTGATCGAAGGTACCATCGAGGAACACGGTTGGTATATTGCGATTGCGATTTTGCTGGGCAACGTGCTGGGCGCGGCTTTTCTGCTTTGGGCGTTTCAACGGCTGTTTATCGCTCACCCCAAACGCTTTGTACAGCCTTACGGCAGCATTCATCACCCGGTATTAAAGGAACGGATTATCGCGGTGACCATTTGCGGTTTGCTGATAGGCACCGGTTTTTACACCACGCCCTGGCTGAAATATATCGATCAGGAAGCCAAGGAGATTGGCGAACACTATCCCGAACATCACAGCCATCACATGAACGGCCCGCACCATGATTGA
- a CDS encoding complex I subunit 4 family protein: MIDSFPWLSLCLIWPLLGALLLAFAKDSRLAKRGALLVALVELLFTVAAAWVFDAERGGFQLLEDHPWIPGLNIHYQLGVDGISILFLPMTALLTLMALLASWNSVQYLNRFQLALMLALESVTIGVFTALDLVLFFLFWELTLPPIFFLIGLWGIGAERRHAAMKYTLYMLFGGVPLLFGIILLALNHARYTGGAIPQDLAFSLPVLLNTPIAEPAQGLILLLLVLGFVVKAPLLPFHTWLPTAAMEAPTFLSALLVGLKLGVYGIIRFAIPLAPQAALEHRWLLAILGAVTLVYGALIALQQTNLRRLLAYSSISHVGLVIVGIASFTLQGLQGAVMQLLNFGIVAGSLMLVAGMIQQRLGSTDLVHLGGLAKPMPRLTVLFFVFALSSIGVPGTNGFPAELLMILGVLQAYPALAVVALFGAVLGAAYVLGFVRRAFFGPVIHDSVAGTQDLRPRELALLAVPVLLVLMIGLYPQWLLCWQETSLQSWCQRLNTVTQLISESQQTHRAAILSVPADGSI; this comes from the coding sequence ATGATTGATAGTTTTCCTTGGCTGTCCTTGTGCCTGATCTGGCCGCTATTGGGTGCGTTGTTGCTGGCGTTTGCCAAAGACAGCCGCTTGGCCAAACGCGGCGCATTGCTGGTGGCGCTGGTGGAATTGCTGTTTACCGTTGCAGCAGCTTGGGTATTCGATGCCGAACGTGGCGGATTTCAGTTGCTGGAAGATCATCCCTGGATCCCCGGCCTGAACATTCATTATCAACTTGGCGTGGACGGCATTTCGATACTGTTTTTACCGATGACCGCTTTGCTGACTCTGATGGCCTTACTGGCCAGTTGGAACAGCGTGCAGTATTTAAACCGCTTTCAACTGGCGCTGATGCTGGCGCTGGAAAGCGTGACTATCGGCGTGTTTACGGCCTTGGATTTAGTGTTGTTCTTCCTGTTTTGGGAGTTGACCTTGCCGCCGATTTTCTTTTTGATCGGTTTATGGGGAATCGGCGCCGAGCGCCGCCATGCGGCGATGAAATATACCTTGTATATGTTATTCGGCGGTGTGCCCTTGTTGTTCGGCATCATTTTGCTGGCGCTTAATCACGCGCGATATACCGGTGGAGCCATCCCGCAGGATTTAGCTTTCAGTTTGCCGGTGTTGTTGAATACGCCGATAGCCGAGCCGGCGCAGGGCTTGATCTTGCTATTGCTGGTGTTGGGTTTTGTGGTAAAAGCGCCGTTGCTGCCGTTTCACACCTGGTTACCGACCGCGGCGATGGAGGCGCCGACGTTTCTGAGTGCCTTGCTGGTCGGTTTGAAACTGGGTGTTTACGGCATTATCCGCTTTGCGATACCGCTGGCTCCGCAAGCGGCGCTGGAACATCGCTGGCTGTTGGCAATCCTCGGTGCGGTGACACTGGTTTACGGCGCCTTGATCGCGTTGCAACAAACCAATCTGCGCCGCTTACTGGCTTATTCCAGCATTAGCCATGTAGGTTTGGTGATTGTCGGCATCGCTTCTTTTACTCTGCAAGGTTTACAGGGCGCGGTAATGCAGTTGCTGAATTTCGGCATCGTCGCCGGCAGTTTGATGCTAGTCGCCGGCATGATCCAACAGCGCTTGGGTAGTACCGATCTGGTTCATCTCGGTGGCTTGGCCAAACCCATGCCGCGCTTGACCGTGTTGTTTTTTGTGTTTGCGCTGTCCAGCATAGGCGTGCCTGGCACTAACGGTTTCCCAGCCGAATTGTTGATGATTCTCGGCGTCTTGCAAGCCTATCCGGCGCTGGCGGTGGTGGCTTTGTTCGGCGCGGTATTGGGTGCGGCGTACGTTCTGGGTTTTGTCAGACGGGCTTTCTTTGGACCGGTTATTCACGACAGCGTAGCCGGAACCCAGGATCTGCGTCCTCGCGAATTGGCACTACTTGCCGTGCCGGTGTTGCTGGTGTTGATGATAGGCTTGTATCCGCAATGGCTGTTGTGTTGGCAAGAAACCAGTTTGCAGTCGTGGTGTCAGCGCTTAAATACTGTCACGCAGTTGATAAGCGAATCACAACAGACGCATCGCGCCGCGATTTTGAGCGTGCCGGCAGATGGTTCGATATAA
- the can gene encoding carbonate dehydratase translates to MLTPTKLLLENKAWSEEVSRKDPEFFIQLAKEQKPDFLWIGCSDSRVPAETVVNAKPGEIFVHRNIANQVIVTDFNCLSVLQYAISVLKVKHVIVCGHYGCGGVKAALQPQKADLVIANKWLLHIKDIYRLHQEELESIDPAKKTDRLIELNIIEQVYRLAHTSIIQSAWKHGHKPTLHGWVYGLNDGLISELIKLDHNTQINPIYRYAD, encoded by the coding sequence ATGCTTACACCTACGAAATTACTGCTCGAAAACAAAGCCTGGTCGGAAGAGGTCAGTAGAAAAGACCCGGAGTTTTTTATACAGCTGGCCAAAGAACAAAAACCGGATTTTTTGTGGATAGGCTGCTCGGACAGTAGAGTACCGGCGGAGACTGTCGTCAACGCCAAGCCCGGCGAAATTTTTGTACATCGCAATATCGCCAATCAGGTCATCGTCACCGACTTTAATTGTCTGAGCGTGTTGCAATATGCCATTTCGGTCTTAAAAGTTAAGCACGTCATCGTCTGCGGTCATTATGGCTGCGGCGGCGTGAAAGCGGCCCTACAGCCGCAAAAAGCTGATTTGGTGATCGCCAACAAGTGGTTACTCCATATCAAAGACATATACCGTTTGCACCAGGAAGAACTGGAGTCCATAGATCCCGCGAAAAAGACTGATAGGCTGATAGAACTGAATATCATCGAACAAGTTTATCGCCTGGCGCATACCTCGATTATTCAGTCGGCCTGGAAGCATGGGCACAAACCTACCCTGCACGGCTGGGTATACGGTTTGAACGACGGCTTGATTAGCGAATTGATCAAACTCGACCACAACACCCAAATTAATCCGATTTACCGATACGCCGATTAG